The proteins below come from a single Eucalyptus grandis isolate ANBG69807.140 chromosome 3, ASM1654582v1, whole genome shotgun sequence genomic window:
- the LOC120291902 gene encoding disease resistance protein RPV1-like, with translation MPYFSISHELIHLTELKLSKCKFVEIICVSLLKSLQHLELNRLDRLVKIQGLSKLASLLYFRISDCYKIKRLPNLKKLHKLQHIEVEACPEIKVIEGIKGLESLVLDNRGCTVLERLLDVSRSTWISHKVPECQVFLSFNAPDTSYSIVDVLYKKLVRNQISVFKDDDILSSGDGIGEELPQALDNSQIYIPFYLRTMLLAGGVSVDDVNLKSALYKSALDKHRWKFGNEVEEWEMALREIVHTRRFNMNRNSHGELIESVIREVLCKLRGKNVDVPEHLIEDHSQIKAIIDKLDVDSGGVRFVGIHGMGGIGKTTLAKVVFNKLLLQFDGVSFLQNIRESSQHSLGLVNLQKELLSSVLGSRDTVQIEDIGDGMNQIKRVCRTKKVLIVLDDLDKKEQLQKLAGKSDWFGLGSRIIITTRDESILMAQVESFGEVVLNQPKGILAHEVYEMEFGQAFQLFCEHAFKRDSPVKGYKHLAEKIVHGVGMLPLAIVEIGSILCFSHEIGEWEDKLTPLNKGPLKVVRDALMISYEGLADEEKEVFLGIACFFTNNDQTYPDIMWDDYQSAISVLHQRSLIKIRDKKFWMHDQLRDLGRSIIVEYPHKFSRLWIHEHAIAMLWERKERNQGLEALSLTSNGGWRSIYMVEELAATSKLRFLRVKGLDGIFENVLLKLERLFGEKWGTAFHANNFHFNNLVMLDLSNSNIGDGWGGWSQMKMAKKLKVLDLGNCKHLTRTPDLSDFLDLEIFILAGCSKLITVDCSISKLRLLKTLNMDGCDSVEELPEEVGSLESLTEFFFSGSSKLVTLTESFRNLKSLSSFSVNYCKGMNKLSNSIGGLAKITCFSLKGCEGIKKLPHTLWGLELLVKLDLSFLGIDSLPDSIGNLKKLKVIKVGHTKLKRLPDAIGQLEMLEELHCPKCLDLSGEVPNSIENLFHLQILDLSCTHISGLPDTITHLSHLEELHVRECRDLTSEIPDAIGELSCLRILDFSSTCIFGLPATITHLSHPEELHVQDCRDLMREIPDAIGGLSRLRILDFSRTGIFGLPATISHLSHLEELRVQGCWNLPSQIPDAIGGLSRLRILDFSGTCISSLPATITHLSHLEELRVRDCGDLMGKIPDAIGRLSHLRILDFSGTCISGLPATITQLSHLEELHVHGCRNFTSKIPNAIDRLSCLRILDFSGTCISGLPVTITNLYHLEELRVHGCENFTSEIPNAIGELSRLRILDFSGTCISGLPVTITNLYHLEELRVHGCENFTSEIPNAIGELSRLRILDFSGLQGASTNAIASLEFDKPYP, from the exons ATATTGAGGTAGAAGCTTGTCCAGAAATAAAAGTGATTGAGGGAATCAAGGGCTTAGAAAGTTTGGTGTTGGATAATCGTGGTTGCACTGTACTAGAGAGATTGCTGGATGTCTCAAGATCAACTTGGATTTCCCACAAAGTACCAGAGTGCCAGGTTTTCCTGAGTTTTAATGCACCGGACACTTCTTATAGCATTGTCGATGTCCTTTACAAGAAATTGGTTCGCAACCAAATTTCAGTTTTCAAGGATGACGACATATTGAGCTCTGGTGATGGAATTGGCGAAGAGCTTCCACAAGCACTCGACAACTCCCAAATCTACATACCCTTTTATCTAAGAACTATGCTTCTAGCTGGTGGTGTCTCC GTTGATGATGTTAATCTTAAAAGTGCTTTGTACAAAAGTGCCCTAGATAAGCACAGGTGGAAATTTGGCAACGAAGTGGAGGAATGGGAAATGGCTCTAAGAGAGATCGTGCACACAAGGCGGTTCAACATGAATCGTAACAG CCATGGAGAGCTAATTGAATCGGTTATTAGAGAGGTTTTATGTAAACTTAGGGGCAAAAATGTGGATGTGCCTGAACATTTGATTGAGGATCATAGTCAGATAAAAGCGATAATAGATAAGTTGGATGTTGACTCTGGTGGGGTGCGTTTTGTTGGCATACATGGAATGGGTGGTATTGGTAAAACAACACTTGCGAAGGTTGTGTTTAACAAATTACTTCTTCAGTTTGATGGTGTTAGTTTCCTACAAAACATTCGAGAATCATcccaacatagtcttggtcttgtAAACTTGCAGAAAGAGTTATTATCAAGTGTTCTTGGTTCTAGGGATACTGTCCAAATTGAAGACATAGGCGATGGGATGAATCAGATCAAGAGAGTATGTAGGACTAAAAAGGTCctcattgttcttgatgatcTAGATAAGAAAGAGCAACTCCAAAAGCTAGCTGGAAAATCTGATTGGTTTGGTTTGGGTAGCAGGATCATTATCACAACTAGGGACGAAAGTATCTTGATGGCTCAAGTGGAATCATTTGGTGAAGTGGTCCTAAATCAACCTAAAGGAATTTTGGCTCATGAAGTTTATGAAATGGAATTTGGTCAagcatttcaattgttttgTGAGCACGCATTCAAAAGGGACTCTCCCGTAAAAGGATATAAGCATCTTGCGgagaaaattgtccatggaGTGGGAATGCTTCCTCTAGCTATTGTGGAGATAGGTTCAATTCTTTGTTTCAGTCATGAAATTGGAGAATGGGAAGATAAGTTGACACCATTGAATAAAGGTCCTCTGAAGGTTGTCCGCGATGCATTAATGATAAGTTATGAAGGATTGGCGGATGAGGAAAAAGAAGTATTTTTGggtattgcttgctttttcacCAACAATGACCAAACATATCCAGATATCATGTGGGATGACTATCAGAGTGCAATTAGTGTCCTCCACCAACGGTCCTTGataaaaattagagataaaaaattttggatgcatgaccaattgCGAGATTTGGGAAGGAGCATCATAGTTGAATATCCTCACAAATTTAGTAGGTTGTGGATTCATGAGCATGCTATAGCAATGCTATGGGAGAGAAAAGAG AGAAATCAAGGTCTGGAAGCACTAAGCCTGACTTCCAATGGTGGCTGGAGGAGCATCTATATGGTTGAAGAATTAGCTGCTACATCAAAATTAAGGTTCCTTAGAGTGAAAGGCTTGGATGGCATCTTCGAGAATGTTCTTCTGAAGCTAGAAAGgctttttggggaaaaatggGGAACGGCTTTCCATGCAAATAACTTTCACTTCAATAATTTGGTTATGCTCGACCTTTCGAATAGCAATATTGGAGATGGTTGGGGTGGGTGGAGCCAAATGAAG ATGGCAAAAAAGCTGAAAGTATTGGACTTGGGAAATTGCAAACACTTAACAAGGACACCTGACTTGTCTGACTTCCTAGATTTGGAGATATTTATACTTGCTGGCTGCTCCAAGTTAATTACGGTTGATTGCTCCATTAGTAAGCTACGGCTCTTAAAAACTCTGAATATGGATGGATGTGACTCTGTTGAGGAGTTGCCTGAAGAGGTTGGTTCTTTAGAATCTTTGACAGAGTTCTTCTTCTCCGGATCTTCCAAATTGGTCACGCTTACGGAGAGTTTTAggaatttgaaatctttgtcaAGCTTCAGTGTAAATTATTGCAAGGGAATGAACAAACTCTCGAACTCTATCGGAGGATTAGCAAAAATCACATGTTTCTCTTTAAAAGGATGTGAGGGGATAAAGAAGCTCCCACACACTCTTTGGGGCTTAGAATTATTGGTCAAGTTGGATTTGTCATTCTTGGGGATAGACAGTCTCCCTGATTCTATTGGAAATCTGAAGAAACTCAAAGTCATCAAGGTGGGACATACAAAGTTAAAAAGGTTACCAGACGCAATTGGACAGCTAGAGATGCTCGAAGAGTTACATTGCCCAAAGTGTCTAgatctatcaggtgaagtccCAAATTCTATCGAGAATCTTTTCCATTTGCAAATCTTGGACTTGTCATGTACTCATATTTCTGGTTTGCCTGACACAatcactcatctctctcacTTGGAAGAGTTACATGTTCGAGAATGTAGGGATCTTACGAGTGAAATCCCAGATGCAATTGGTGAACTATCttgcttgaggatcttggacttctctagCACTTGTATTTTTGGTTTGCCGGCCACGatcactcatctctctcaccCGGAAGAGTTACATGTCCAAGATTGTCGGGATCTTATGAGGGAAATCCCAGATGCAATTGGGGGACTATCCCGCTTGAGGATTTTAGACTTCTCTAGAACTGGTATTTTTGGTTTGCCTGCCACaatctctcatctctctcacctagaagagttacgtgtccAAGGTTGTTGGAATCTACCAAGCCAAATACCGGATGCAATCGGGGGACTATCccgcttgaggatcttggacttctctggTACTTGTATTTCTAGTTTGCCTGCCACGatcactcatctctctcacctagaagagttacgtgtccGAGATTGTGGGGATCTTATGGGTAAAATCCCAGATGCAATTGGTAGACTATCCcacttgaggatcttggacttctctggTACTTGTATTTCTGGTTTGCCTGCCACGATCACTCAACTCTCTCACTTGGAAGAGTTACATGTCCACGGTTGTCGGAATTTTACGAGCAAAATCCCAAATGCAATTGACAGACTATCctgcttgaggatcttggacttctctggTACTTGTATTTCTGGTTTGCCTGTCACGATCACTAATCTCTATCACCTGGAAGAGTTACGTGTCCACGGTTGTGAGAATTTTACGAGCGAAATCCCAAATGCAATTGGCGAACTATCccgcttgaggatcttggacttctctggTACTTGTATTTCTGGTTTGCCTGTCACGATCACTAATCTCTATCACCTGGAAGAGTTACGTGTCCACGGTTGTGAGAATTTTACGAGCGAAATCCCAAATGCAATTGGCGAACTATCccgcttgaggatcttggacttctctg GATTGCAAGGAGCTTCGACTAATGCCATAGCTTCCCTCGAGTTTGATAAGCCTTATCCTTGA